A genomic region of Lachnoclostridium edouardi contains the following coding sequences:
- a CDS encoding methionine gamma-lyase family protein, whose translation MYREMGISQEALDFGLKIEASLKERFQAIDQIAEYNQMKVLKAMQDNRVSDIHFAATTGYGYNDLGRDVLEQVYASAFHGESALVRPQLISGTHALHIALSGNLRPGDELLSPVGKPYDTLEEVIGIRDSAGSLKEYGITYRQVDLLEDGSFDFDGIQKAINEKTKLVTIQRSKGYATRPTLSVEKIGQLIAFVKKIKPDVICMVDNCYGEFVEKIEPTDVGADMIVGSLIKNPGGGLAPIGGYIVGRKDCIDNASYRLSAPGLGKEVGASLGLNQQLFQGFFLSPTVVAGALKSAIFAANIYEQLGFSVVPNGTESRHDIIQAVTFGTPEGVIAFCQGIQAAAPVDSFVSPEPWDMPGYDAPVIMAAGAFVQGSSIELSADGPIKPPYAVYFQGGLTWYHGKLGVLMSLQKLLDAGIVSLKIM comes from the coding sequence GGAGGCGTTAGATTTCGGATTAAAAATAGAGGCTTCTTTAAAGGAACGTTTTCAGGCTATTGACCAGATTGCAGAATACAATCAGATGAAGGTATTAAAGGCCATGCAGGACAACAGAGTCAGCGATATTCATTTTGCCGCCACTACAGGCTACGGCTATAATGATTTAGGCAGAGACGTGCTGGAGCAGGTATACGCCAGCGCCTTCCACGGGGAAAGCGCATTAGTCCGCCCCCAGTTAATCAGCGGCACCCATGCTTTGCACATTGCCTTATCAGGAAACCTGCGACCAGGAGACGAACTGCTTTCTCCTGTGGGAAAGCCTTATGATACCTTGGAGGAAGTAATCGGAATCAGGGATTCTGCCGGCTCATTAAAGGAATACGGCATCACCTACAGACAAGTAGACTTATTAGAGGATGGTTCTTTTGATTTTGACGGAATCCAAAAAGCAATTAACGAAAAAACAAAGCTGGTGACTATTCAGCGCTCTAAAGGTTATGCCACAAGACCTACATTATCAGTAGAAAAAATCGGCCAATTAATTGCTTTTGTAAAAAAGATTAAGCCAGATGTAATTTGTATGGTGGATAACTGTTACGGTGAATTTGTAGAAAAAATCGAACCTACAGATGTTGGGGCTGATATGATTGTAGGTTCTTTAATTAAAAACCCAGGCGGCGGCCTGGCTCCTATCGGCGGATATATTGTGGGACGTAAAGATTGTATAGACAATGCTTCTTATCGCCTTAGCGCTCCTGGTCTTGGAAAAGAGGTAGGCGCCAGCTTAGGCTTAAATCAGCAGCTGTTCCAGGGATTTTTCCTTTCTCCTACTGTAGTTGCAGGAGCCTTAAAAAGCGCTATTTTTGCCGCAAATATTTACGAGCAGCTGGGATTTTCTGTAGTTCCAAACGGCACAGAGTCACGCCACGATATTATTCAGGCAGTTACCTTTGGAACTCCTGAAGGCGTTATTGCATTTTGTCAGGGCATCCAGGCGGCAGCCCCAGTAGACAGCTTTGTCAGCCCTGAGCCCTGGGACATGCCAGGCTATGACGCTCCTGTTATTATGGCGGCGGGAGCCTTTGTCCAGGGTTCCTCTATTGAGCTGTCAGCCGACGGACCTATAAAGCCTCCTTATGCTGTCTATTTTCAGGGGGGACTTACATGGTATCACGGCAAATTAGGCGTTCTGATGTCCCTGCAGAAACTTTTGGATGCAGGCATTGTATCTCTTAAAATTATGTGA
- the radC gene encoding RadC family protein has translation MKKLTIKELPDSKRPYEKCLKSGPEHLSDAELLAIILRTGSKEENSLGLAQRILSLHSSGESLLGLMHLTLPELMAIKGVGPVKGIQLLCIGELSRRIWKKEAFQEGNSFSQPAAIADFYMEDMRHLEQEHLYMMCFNTKQTLIRDCLMSKGTVNASLISPREIFLEALKYHAVNIALVHNHPSGDPSPSKEDCIITKKVASAGEIIGVRLIDHIIIGDNSYISFKERGLL, from the coding sequence ATGAAAAAACTTACGATTAAAGAGCTGCCGGACAGCAAAAGACCTTACGAGAAATGTTTAAAATCAGGGCCGGAGCATTTAAGTGATGCAGAGCTTCTGGCTATTATCCTCCGCACAGGTTCTAAAGAGGAGAATTCCCTTGGCCTGGCTCAGAGAATTTTGTCTCTCCACAGCTCAGGGGAAAGTCTTTTAGGGCTTATGCATCTTACTTTGCCGGAGTTAATGGCTATAAAGGGCGTAGGCCCTGTCAAAGGGATTCAGCTCCTTTGTATTGGGGAGCTGTCCAGAAGAATCTGGAAAAAGGAAGCTTTTCAGGAAGGAAATTCCTTTTCCCAGCCTGCTGCCATTGCAGATTTTTATATGGAAGATATGCGCCATCTGGAGCAGGAGCATTTATATATGATGTGCTTTAACACCAAACAGACTTTGATCAGAGATTGCCTTATGTCAAAGGGAACTGTAAATGCATCTTTAATTTCCCCCAGGGAAATCTTTCTGGAGGCGTTAAAGTACCATGCAGTTAATATTGCTCTGGTGCACAATCATCCCAGCGGAGATCCTTCTCCCAGCAAGGAAGACTGTATAATAACAAAAAAAGTTGCATCTGCCGGGGAAATCATTGGCGTCCGGCTGATTGATCATATAATTATTGGAGATAATTCTTATATCAGTTTTAAGGAACGGGGACTATTGTAA
- a CDS encoding DUF4321 domain-containing protein, with amino-acid sequence MRTKNFWVLLLLMLAGIVLGGFIGSISEGVAGLSWLNFGQSFGLDTPLVLNFGILVITFGLSIKITMAGIIGVVLALLVYRWI; translated from the coding sequence ATGAGAACAAAAAATTTCTGGGTTCTGCTGCTTTTAATGCTTGCCGGCATTGTTCTGGGCGGCTTTATTGGAAGTATTTCAGAAGGGGTAGCAGGATTGTCCTGGCTGAATTTCGGTCAGTCCTTTGGATTAGATACTCCGCTTGTGCTGAACTTTGGGATTCTAGTTATTACCTTCGGCCTTAGCATCAAAATTACCATGGCCGGAATTATCGGCGTTGTGCTGGCTTTGCTGGTATACCGCTGGATTTAA